The genomic region GCTGCGCCGCGTAACACGATGTCGTCCGCTAGGAAGTTGTGGATATTATAGACTGAATAGATTTGGGTAGCCGTTGTGTCCTGCCATGTCACACCAAGCGCTGTCAGACGGCGTTCCATCTCGCCCAATACCCATTGAGCTTTGCAGCGCATGCCATCCGCAGACGTATCGCTCGCAGCGATTGCATTCCCGCCATAGCTATCTGTGCCTTCGGGCACTTCTGCACTGCCAGAAACAATAAATGATGGGCGGCCAGAGGATTCAACTATTGGGCGTGCAAACGCGAACGAATGAAAACTTGGCTCTGTCGGCCCATTCAGTTCCGGACAAACATTGCTGCGTGCTACGGGATTGTCATCTTGGTCAAATAGACCCCATTCTTTCAATGTACCGGCATAGATTTCGTTGAAAGACTGGAAGCCCGCGTCGTCGAATGGCGCAGGGGAGCGAAGTTCACATGCACAAAAAGATTTCAGCGGCTGCCCAGCCGCCTGAATGATCTCCGAAATGCGTTTAAAACCCTCCTTCAACGGGACGGGATCGGCGAAACGAAGCCGCTCGATGGTGTGTCCGGGCATGGCGGCCACGCCTGCGGAATATTGGAAAACACCCGGTACATATACATACCCGCTCGATACTAACTCTTTTGTTGTGCTCATTTTTTCTCTCCGAAAAATGTTTATTTCACTGTATCCGTTGCCTAGTGCGTCAAAGAATGAAGTGCGGTCCGTGACGGTTGTTTTTTTGCATTGGGCCTGCCTTTTCTCACTTTCATCGCGCTCAAGTGACTTTTGTCATAAGCGTCGCCGCTTTTTCCGCGATCATAATGACGGGTGAATTTGTGTTTCCGGAAGTTATGGTGGGCATGATCGACGCATCCACAATGCGTAGGCCGGTTACCCCGTGCACGCGCAGTTCCTGGTCAACGACAGCATCTTTGCCATGTCCCATTTTTGCGGTGCCTACGGGATGGAAAATAGTGGTTGATATGTCACCGGCTGCTTTGGTCAGCGATGCTTCGTCGTCAATTTCCCGACCGGGCAAAATCTCTGACGGCGCGTATTTCTGAATGGCTTTCGTCGACATAAGAGTGCGGGCGTGACGGATAGAGGCCACCGCTTTTTCTTGATCATGGAGCGTTGACAAATAGTTGGGCTGAATCAGTGGCGCATCCTTTGGATCCGATGACTGGATCATACAGGTGCCGCGACTGGTCGGACGCAACGTACAAACAGACACCGTGATCGCCGGAAATTTGTGTAACGGTTCGCCAAATTTTTCTAGCGACAAGGGTTGCACATGGTATTCAATATCCGGAGACTCACAGTCAGAATTTGACCGTGCAAATATCCCCAGTTGGCTGGGTGCCATTGACATCGGACCGCTTCGTGCCAGTACATATTGTGAGGCGATCTTAAATTTACCAAACAACGACGCCGACATTTCATTTAGCGTTTTGGCGTTCTTAACTTTAAACACCGTTCGGATTTGCAAATGATCTTGCAGGTTTTTACCCACGCCATCCAGTTCATGTGCAACGTCGATCCCGAGGTCCCTCAAGTGACTTCCAGAGCCAATTCCGGACAGTTGCAATATCTGCGGCGTGCCAATTGCGCCTGCGGAAAGAACAACTTCTCGATTTACCTTAGCTGATTTATGTTGCCCATTCTGGAGAAAATTCACGCCAACGACTGCTTTGCCCTTCAGTTCCAGTGAGCTGACTTGCGCACGGGTTAGCACAGTCAAGTTAGGGCGCTTCATTGCTGGCTTCAAAAAGCCCCGAGCCGTGCTCCAGCGTCGCCCAGATTTTTGATTAACTTGGAAATAGCCAGAACCTTCGCTAGTGCCCTCGTTAAAATCATCAACGCGCGGAATTCCAAGTTCCTGAGCACCATCCCTAACCGAATCCAGTATGTCCCACGATAGACGTTGCTCTTCGACCCGCCATTCGCCGCCTTGGCGATGGTATGCGTTGTTTTGCTCGAAGTGGTCCTCAGATTTTAGAAAGTGGGGAAGAACATCATCCCAACCCCATCCCGCATTCCCCGCATCGCGCCATTCATCATAATCCCGCGCCAGACCACGCATGTAGATCATTC from Parasedimentitalea psychrophila harbors:
- the cnbZ gene encoding 2-amino-5-chloromuconate deaminase CnbZ yields the protein MSTTKELVSSGYVYVPGVFQYSAGVAAMPGHTIERLRFADPVPLKEGFKRISEIIQAAGQPLKSFCACELRSPAPFDDAGFQSFNEIYAGTLKEWGLFDQDDNPVARSNVCPELNGPTEPSFHSFAFARPIVESSGRPSFIVSGSAEVPEGTDSYGGNAIAASDTSADGMRCKAQWVLGEMERRLTALGVTWQDTTATQIYSVYNIHNFLADDIVLRGAARHGVTWHYNRPPLTGLDYEMDCRSVSIERVI
- a CDS encoding GMC family oxidoreductase encodes the protein MTSDFEKIGNWDYIVIGAGSAGCVLANRLSENPNNSVLLLEAGGKDWHPWIHIPVGYLYTMNNPKMDWCYSTEKESGLNGRSLNYPRGKVLGGCSSINGMIYMRGLARDYDEWRDAGNAGWGWDDVLPHFLKSEDHFEQNNAYHRQGGEWRVEEQRLSWDILDSVRDGAQELGIPRVDDFNEGTSEGSGYFQVNQKSGRRWSTARGFLKPAMKRPNLTVLTRAQVSSLELKGKAVVGVNFLQNGQHKSAKVNREVVLSAGAIGTPQILQLSGIGSGSHLRDLGIDVAHELDGVGKNLQDHLQIRTVFKVKNAKTLNEMSASLFGKFKIASQYVLARSGPMSMAPSQLGIFARSNSDCESPDIEYHVQPLSLEKFGEPLHKFPAITVSVCTLRPTSRGTCMIQSSDPKDAPLIQPNYLSTLHDQEKAVASIRHARTLMSTKAIQKYAPSEILPGREIDDEASLTKAAGDISTTIFHPVGTAKMGHGKDAVVDQELRVHGVTGLRIVDASIMPTITSGNTNSPVIMIAEKAATLMTKVT